The segment ttggaaaCATGTGGATGCATTTACACATGCCTGATCCCAGGATGGATATTCTGATCAAGATTTGCTGGTTAGACTATAATGTGGAATCATGAGGACATGGAATTAAATAGAGACAATAAGCAATTAATCCACTTTCCCATTCTTCTCTCTTCAATAGGTCTTGGACATGCCATTCTGTATAGGAAGAGCTTAATCAGGTATGTAGACTGATTCTCCTCTTGGTTATTAGGTTTAGTAGCTTGAATTCAAGTATTCAAACCTATTCCTGCCATCTTCTTATACTCTTCTGTTTCCCTAAATCAtttgtaagtaatttttataatattttatttattgaatctaTGTTTGGAAAAACTTCTTAAATGCTAAAAACAAGAGTTGAAGGTCAAATTCAACTTTTGATGACATTAGATAGAATTATTAAACTAGACCTTACACTTTCTCAGTATAATTTACCTAAAAATACAAAcatctttatttttcctttaataaaaGTTCAATTAAATCTTTTACACCCTCAtctttaataaaagtattaaaattataatcatcaaACATAATATCTACTTTTgctaaatgctttgaatttaataatatgGGAATGACTATCCTACGTCATTTGTTTGGTTATTGAGGATTACAGTCTATACAAATTCAATCTACATTGTTTTAGTGAAGTACTGTAAGTTTGTATTATGTGGTTACCCTTAGACCTAGATTCCCATTCATGCTATGAAGAGTTTGGAAGAGGTATTTATGTCACATAAGCACGATCAAAATGTCTCTTTCACTTTCATATCAAaatatccttttcttttaggTATGTCTTCTACTTTcggaaaaaatattttgttttgcctTATATTGAGAATTCACACAATGAATTTCAATTGGAGATAACCTTATTTGTATCCTATTTCTAGGAATGTCCTCCTTATCTATATCCAATTTCTAGGAATGTCACACCTATATGGTGGATTCAAATTATTTGAACCTCATAATGTGAAGACAACTTGTCCTATGCTATTGTTGGTGTTTTGACCACTGAAGATTGCCATCCTAGGAGTTTTAGTCGCTGCTAGCAGTCAAGAATCCTTTAGACAAATGCATGCATTTACATTTATTCCATGATCTTGCTCCAAAGAAAAGTTTTTTACTCATCTGTGGAAGGATTGTAATTGTGAGTGCTCCATTCTTTGGAAGGTAGCACTACTTGTCAAGAGTTGTAGCTCATGTGATTTGGTGTTCTGTTTATTAATTTACACTTCGGTTGATATAATATTTGGTTGTCACTCATTAATTTGGTTGACATAATCTAGGTAAAAATTCTACctagattttttgttttggcatttcatttctattatttagttttgaaGATCATATGATGTTACTAGCTTTAATTTGCATTGACCCGCTTTTCTATAAAATGCTTGAGTTTTCTTTACTACTATTAAATACAAGCAATTGTGAAAAACTATAGGTTGTCTCTTTTAAGGTAGAAGAGATTTATTTTGATGTCCTACAacctattttcatttcttacTTCTATAAATGTAAactatattatttcttaatctTTAATAGTACAAATGAAACATAAATGTTAATATTAGCAAAGCATTCTCCATGTGTTGCACTGGATTCAGTAGTTATGTAAAAGGCTGAAAGATGATGACCTATCCAAGAGAAAATACCGAACTATTAGAATTATCAATATATCTTTGCTTATATTAGGCTGCTCTCTATCTTTAAAGTATGGTTCAGAGGTTATCGTATGCGTTCTGTTTCACTGGTTTCCATTTTGATGGTCAAGATAATTAGGATAGGGCTGAAACATTGTTTCCCATTATTATGCATTTTGGTAATCTCTTCTCTCAACAAAATTACTTCTTTCATTTCAACAATACTGCTCAGATCCTTTATCAATTTCACTTTTACTTTGAATAGTCTTTTTTCCTGTTGGTTTGTCTGTTTTCCTCCAAATTGGTTTTAGACTGTTAGCATGAAATTAAAGAGTAACATAAACTCCAATTGAACAAATTTGTTTACCTTCAATGAAGCATTCAACTGTTTATTggtggataaaaaatatttaactgtTTTATCAGTTTCTTATTCATTTTGCACCATTGTAGCATATGAAAAAGGTACTTGAACCAAAGTAGCAGCCATTGCAAAGACATTTGATGGAGGCTTCATTGGAGCATGTCAGGATGGTTAATGAGCCTTTCTCAAGTCAACATTAAATGGTAGGTTCTAAACTTTGGAAtttcaacacaataaaaagGTACGCAAATTAGATAGTTTTTGTGCCTACAGCAGATGCACTTTCACACTAGCACCTTAGTTTTAGAGTTTTTGTGAAATTTGTGGATGTATTTACAACTGCTTGCTCTTAGGATGTTGACCAACAAGATTGCTTGTGGGAAGGTGACGTGGAATCACAAATAAGTGAAATGATATGGATGGGATATGCAATTGATACCCGTCCCTATTCTGCTCACTTGAATGTGACTCAAGTACATCATTATGCATGGTAAGAAGTAGAATCAATGACATCCATACTCAGATTACTATTTTGCTATTAATGAGAAGTTTTTCCTGACTCTATCATCAAAATAATCTGTATTATCTCTACCTTCAGTCTTTGGCTAACAGTATTCAGACAGATTTCTGCCACCTTCAACTACGGTCTTCTGTCACCATAGAACCATGTGTAAGCAATCCTCCTTTTGATCACTGTAGATGAGTTTATTGTCACTCAAAAATGAAAGTCTTTTTGTGATCCAACAGTGGTCATCAAAATTTGAACAGTCATGCTAATGGTGTAGTTTGTGAATTACAGGTTGATGTTCATCCTAGTAACTTAATTCTCATGCCCTAACTTGAAGAAATGGTAGACAACCAAGTTTGAGAAATGAGGTAATAGTAAATGGAAGATGAATTTATTGGGTTTTTTTAGCTGTGCAAGAGAATCTAGTGCAGTGCATCTTGACATGGTCTAAAAATCTTGACAGgaaaaattacaagaaaagctattaaatttggaaaagCAGAGAATTGTTGTTTGAAGTTGACTGAAATGTGCAAGGATTTGTCATTGATGTAGGTAAGTTATTGAATATGTTCTTCACAAAAGCAATTTGTTGGAAATGCATTTCAAGGATTGTTCTTTTCACTTGAAACTGTATCAAGTTTTTATTCATGGACAGTGCATTGCAATTCGTCACTTGTAGGCTTCTACTGTAACCACTATAGTTTTCCATGTTAATGGAGTTTCATGCTGGCTCCTTGCTACAATGGACCTATAATGTCCTCCATGCACCTTTCAGTAACTCTTAAGGGGAAATTagattttacctttttactttTTGAAGCGGGTATTGACATGTGTTATTGAATATAATAACCTGTTTCTTTCTGATTtcattttatccatttttaggTTGTAAATATGGCTCTGTATTCGGATGCTTGTTCATATGATGTATGGATCACGCAGTGAGTGGAGAATTGGTTGCAAATTTGGTGCAGAATCACAAGCACTCAGACTAACTGAATGACTAGGCATCAGAACAAGctattcagttttttttttttctccattgaaTAGATGGGATTAAAACATGGGCAATTGTGGAAAGGAAGGAACCGTCTTCTTCATTATTGATTCATATATCAACTAAAATGGCAGCATTTGCAGTTGTTGGAAACCTCCATGGCAACAGTTCTTAGGTCTTTCAATTTTGAATACATGAAACATTTTTCCCAATATATGTTGTTCCTTCTATTTCCCCCTAGGAGTGTTTTATGATGAGATATTATGAAGTTGTACTATTTCTATAATTCAGCATGATAGGGGGCTATTCAATATCTTCTAGTCATTCAGCTTTACTGATATGATTCCAAATCTAACGAATTATTGCATTTTGAATAGTAATGATCTTCTTTTAACTATGTTCCATGTCTCTTCTCCCATTTTACTTTTGTAAGTGGCTAGAAATACCTCCATTTTTAGTTTCATCACTTTATAGTAGATGACTGCCATTGTTTCCTTTGCTTGATGgaattttatcttatattagaGCTAATTGCTCGCTTAATCTAAATTAATGGTTAATTAGTTCGGTTGTAAAGTCAGTGGTTAGAACTATTTGCCACTTCATGACTGATCATCGAGTAGAATTGGCAATCCCATTGAGGGTATTGAGGCCTCAAGATCACAACAATGTAGGGCTTGattcaaaaaatgattgttCTATCCCATTGGGGCTACTTGCTAATTCAATTTAGcaaattattttcattgatattttgcTAATTCAAAAAATGAGGGTATTTGCTACTTCTTAACCATAAAAATTGGAACTTCCAAATTATTTTCACATTAACACTTGAAAACACATTGAATATGAAATGGTTAATTTAAATGGAGTAGACCCCAAGATTCCATAGAAAAGGACTGAAGAATGCTTTTTCATTGATATTGAAATTTAGTAACAAGAAGATATCAGTGTTCAATCTTGATTTTTCATTAGTCAAGTCATTCACGCGCTTTGTGGACTCCACAATGCCAAGAACTTCAATGCAATCTACCAACTCTGAATCATTATCGTGAGTGGTCCAATATGGGGGACCCATATATTGAAATTGATGGACGTATGGGTATGGCAATGCCAATAAAGTCCCCACTTGTTCAACTCATCATGAGTTTATggaaaagagaatatattaaCAAGAATTGTTAAAATGCCTTATTGGTTAATCTCTCAACATCTACTCATTCAAAATCCTAACagaatttcttttccatttttttgatGGAAAGCCAAGCTAACGGTTATGATCTTTCTATGGCAGATCACGCCCAAAAGCCTGGAGACTCACcttgtaacatttttttcttctctttttaatttcagtgtaaaaaaaaaagaggaaaatgatgAAGGATAAGAGAAAGAAACTAGGAAAAGGAaggaaatgagagaaaataagaaaaacggGAGAAGAAAAGGTTTAGTTTTTGAATGGAGTTTTGAgcaaaaataattcatttaaaaacaaatccaCATACTAGATTTCAgccaaaataatttccaaactaATATTTCCAACAACATATGCATCCATGTGGcctagttatttatttatttaatgtgaTAAAATCTTAGTTGGtaaatttggttttaatttttttttaaattgataaaactGTAGACACTAACTACGATTttgacttaaaacttttttttttaataaaattttgttgttttattttaaaatatttaaatttatgaaaaatttatgaaaaatattgatagaaGTATCTTTCAACCTTTTTTGTACTTGATTCTGTGTATCTCTTTGAATAGTTCCTTTACTTGATCTTCACTTAAGGAAGTGTATTGGAGGGATTTCACTTGCCACTAAAGAAAAGTTATAGACTACTTCTTTGGTGGATGAGACTCAGGTTTATGGTACAAATACTAATAAGGAGAAGATTATTGACTGCTAATGTTGGATGAAACAACTAAGGATAATAGAGTCTTTGTAATTTCCATTGTTAGCATGATGTGGTTGGAAAGACAACCCTTGCTTAGATTATTTACAATGATGAGAGGGTGGGGAGCGTTTAGGTTTGTTTGTCTAATCAACTTGatgttatgaaaataagaaaacaattctaaaatcCATGATGAAGCGATcctatgaatttaaaaatttagaattgttGATAGATTAGGCCATGTAATTAAGAGgtgacaattttatttcaaatattctaACATTGAAcctttttaaattgttttactctccattgaagattcaAAACTCAAGGTTGCTGCATGATTAATTGGGATAACATAGGTAACTATAAAAAGATTTgagaaaaacaaattagaatgaGTTAAATCATGGTGTGGATGATAtgttttaaactaaaaaaaaaaattttaaaaacccttTGAGCTCCTTAGCCCTAAAACTCCTCAAGCGCTCAATTGTTGCTCGAAGTGCTCAAGCGCTTGCATAGGGATTTTTATCTCtacaaatatttgaatttccatattttgagagattttatgttaaaaattcgAGTTTGAATCCACCAAGTATTTGCatcttatataaatttctttttgatagtgtttttagtAATACAatatctaagaaaaataatatttaaaaaaatgctaGTTTAAGAATCAAAAGACTCTTTAATTCTataaagtgatttttataattttgttaatCATACTTATAAGTATTAAGTACTCTCATTGGAATGAGCCTCAAACATGTTCTTATATACTATTCCAACTATTAAATatgtttctattaatttttcaaaaaacctagatgaataatatattaaaatacatTTCATGAGCCTTTCCCTACGCAAACCAAGTctttcaaactctcaaaaatatcttatttaatATGACGGGAATATGGGTCACTCTCTATGTACAcccaatgaaacaaaaaaataaaaataaaaacaaaacagaagAAGTAGGTCGCctcttttttaatttcttcatatcataattttttgtgATGTATGATTTGATTCACGTTTTGACACAGTTTGTATCTGGATCAAAATTTTGTTCTAGATTGAAGGTCAATCTAGTTATTGTAAATCATTTTTTGTGATATTGCATGGTTTGATTCATGATTTGGTACATTTTGTATCTAGATCAAAAGCTTGTTCTAGGTTGGAGGTGGGAAAGAAAGACCACATTTCAAAAAAGGCTCcacattttaattatgattatttaattttattaatcatttttaaaattaaaagatatgtgaATTAGAAATTCTAATTCACcattatttatatagaagaagaaaaaaaaattaaatcaatatattttctttattttctctttggctccattttttctttatgtttttttattttatatatggttTGTAAAATCTTCAACATTCAAactttaagattatgtttgattgatCGGATATAATATGAGATAGTATAAGAAATGAGATATTATATCTTATCCTATATTTGATTGGTGATGAgatataataaattatctttatcCTATCCTATATTCAATCAAACATAAGATATGATAAGTAgtgaaatatattattaattttttctgaTGGTAAGATATGAAATATATCCCtatatcaaaaatttatttattttatctattttttatctttttaatatactctttttacaaaataattttttttattataaactaaattgacgattaaaaaagaaaaactgaaaaaaaaaatttataaaataatattaatatatcaaatataaattatttttatatattaaatgacatagtataaaaaaaatttatttgtgaaatttaaatattttaatcatgaatattgttgaacataacaaaatttttattttttttaaataaaaaatatttgaatatgatataatttttattttaaatattgaaaataatatatatttcatattatttttttatttatttcaaaatttaaatataaatattatataatataacatatctcaACATACCAccttaaaatattatgtatatatatatatacatattctatCTTATTTTATCTTGTCAAAGGTAACCTaaggttttatttaaaatatgtttggttttaagaaaatttgatgaaaaatgtaaaaaaaaaaaaaagaaaaaaagaaaagaacaaatgaaagaaaataaaaaaataaatttgaaggtagtaaattatttttcatatgctatttcaaactcattttacttattataacttttcaatagaaaaattaaattatttaaaaatacatgatttttttaatgaattttaattacaaatttttttatatatatttttcatattacaacttaatatgagaaaataattttcttttaatatttttgaaatatttccttaatacttactaggaatcaaacatgaccttggtttattgaagtaatagaaaaataacaaaagaaaaagcataAATATACTAGTTCAATTCAATAAATACTTTCTCTTTCTATTCTCTAAttgcattaaaaaatttatatgtttttaaacaaTCTCATTAAAtgagaattttgaagaaaatttctttttagatctaaagttttctttttcttcttatttcttttccctttttcttttcttttcaaatctaTGTTAGATGTAATACAAATTTTCAGAACAATTCCAATCAAATTGTCcatattttggatatttgataTTCCTTGTTCTTGGTGGAAtactaaaaaattttgaaaagcaaAACTTGGTTGCCGTCCAGTTGTTTGTCACAAATATTATAAGAATTAGAATCTTGGGGGTCTCGTAGATGGATccaatttcaaaatcacttgtTTTATAGGcacattatttttttccctactACTACCACTTGTAATATTTTTTCCCCCACTTGCAAGGGAATCAAAtcaatttatacatttttttttttttggcatttgcTTTGGACGTCAAGTTTTGACAAATTTCCTGAAATACCCTCCtctgttttctcattcttccaTACAGTAAGCATGAGCTTAAGAATGGACAAGGGTAAAACAGTATTTAAAGCTGGATGAATTCTTCATCCTTTTCCCTACTTCATGTCTGTACACAAGCAGAGGCTTTCCCAACAAAAGCTTCATTTCCCGTGCTGGTTGTATTTCTCTGTGAGTCTTTGATTCCTTCATTTCGGAAGAAAAGATGGTTGTGGTGGAGGCGTTTCTGTCTTCCTTGTTTGAGGTGGTGCTGGACAAGCTGGTGGCTACCCCTTTGTTAGATTATGCACGCCGGATCAAAGTAGACACAGCAGTGCTCCAGGAGTGGAGGAACACTTTGTTGCATCTCCAAGCAGTGCTGCATGATGCTGAGCAGAGGCAGATTCGGGAGGAAGCGGTGAAGAGGTGGGTGGACGATCTCAAAGCTTTAGCTTACGACATCGAAGATGTCCTGGACGAGTTTGACATGGAGGCTAAGCGATGCAGTTGGGTACAAGGGCCCCAAACCAGCACCAGCAAGGTATGGAAGTTTATCCCCTCTTTTCATCCTAGCGGTGTGATTTTCAATAAGAAGATTGGTCAAAAGATCAAGATAATCACCCGAGAATTAGATGAGATTGTAAAAAGAAAGTCTGGTCTCCATCTGACACAGAGTGTTGGAGGGGTGTCATCAGTGACTGAACAAAGGTTGACTACTTCTTTGATAGATAAGGCTGAGTTTTATGGTAGGGATGGTGATAAGGAGAAGATCATGGAATTGTTGCTATCTGATGAAATAGCTAGTGCTGATAAGGTTCAGGTGATTCCGATTGTTGGTATGGGTGGGGTTGGAAAAACAACCCTCGCTCAAATGATCTATAACGACAAGAGGGTTGGGGACAATTTCGATATCAGAGTTTGGGTGTGTGTATCTGATCTGTTTGATTTGGTAGGGATAACGAAAGCAATTTTAGAGTCGGTCTCTAGGCATTCATCTGATACTTCTAATACACTGCAATCACTACAAAATAGTTTGCAGGAAAAGTTGAAGGGACAAAGGTTTTTCCTTGTGCTGGATGATATATGGAATGAGGAACCCAGTCGCTGGAGTACCTTACAAGCTCCTTTTAGAAATGGAGCACAAGGCAGTGTGGTAATGGTAACAACTCGTCTTGAAGATGTTGCATCTATTATGCGCACCACCTCTTCCCATCATCTTAGTAAACTCTCTGATGAAGATTGTTGGTCACTATTTGCAGGCATTGCCTTCGAAAACGCAACTCCAGATGCCCGCCAAAACTTGGAACCTATTGgtaggaaaataataaagaaatgtgACGGTTTGCCTTTGGCTGCAAATACATTGGCAGGTCTGTTGCGCTGTAAACAAGATGAGAAGACTTGGAAGGATATGCTGAACAGCGAAATATGGGATTTACGAACAGAACAAAGTAGAATTCTTCCGGCTCTACACTTGAGTTACCATTACCTCCCTACAAAAGTGAAGCAGTGCTTTGCATATTGTTCCATCTTTCCAAAGGATTATGAATTTCAAAAGGAGGAGTTAATTTTGTTGTGGATGGCGCAAGGTTTAGTGGGTAGCTTGAAAGGAGGGGAGACGATGGAAGATGTTGGTGAAATATGTTTTCAGAACCTATTATCAAGGTCTTTCTTTCAACAATCCGGTCATAATAAGTCAATGTTTGTGATGCATGATTTGATTCACGATTTGGCTCAATTTGTATCCGGAGAATTTTGTTTCAGATTGGAAATGGGACAgcaaaaaaatgtttcaaagaatGCTCGACATTTGTCATACGATCgtgaatattttgaaatctcCAAGAAATTTGATCCCCTTCATGACATCGATAAATTACGGACGTTCCTACCATTAAGTAAGTCTGGCTATAAATGCTACTTAAGTGATAAAGTCCTACACGATGTATTGCCGAAATTCAGATGTATGCGGGTTTTATCCTTATCTTACTATAATATCACTTATTTGCCCGATTCATTGGGAAATTTGAAACATTTGCGGTATTTGAACCTTTCTAACACTAAAATTCGGAAGTTACCTAAATCAATAGGTATGCTTTTGAATTTGCAATCATTGATTTTGTCAGAATGTCGTTGGCTTACCGAGTTACCGGCCGAGATTGGAAAGCTCATCAACTTGCGTCATTTGGATATTTCTAAAGCAAAAATAGAAGGGATGCCAATGGGAATCAATGGATTAAAAGATCTTCGAATGTTGACTACTTTTGTTGTTGGCAAGCATGGTGGTGCAAGACTCGGGGAGTTACGAGATCTTGCACACCTACAAGGAGCACTCTCCATTTTAAAGTTGCAGAATGTGGAGAATGCTACAGAagttaatttgatgaaaaaggAAGACCTTCACGACTTAGTGTTTGCATGGGATCGAAATGCGATTGTTGGTGACTTGGAGattcaaaccaaagttctcgaaAAGCTTCAGCCTCATAACAAGGTGAAAAGGCTCAGCATTGAATGCTTCTATGgcataaaatttccaaaatggtTAGAAGATCCTTCGTTCATGAATTTAGTTTTCTTACAACTTAGAGATTGTAAAAATTGCTTGTCTTTGCCGCCACTTGGGCAGTTACAGTCTCTCAAGGATCTCTGTATTGTGAAGATGGCTGGTGTGCGAAAGGTAGGTGTAGAGTTGTATGGGAATAGCTATTGTAGTTCAACTTCAATTAAGCCATTTGGATCCCTAGAGATTCTGAGGTTCGAAGAGATGTTAGAGTGGGAGGAATGGGTTTGTCGTGAAATTGAATTCCCTTGTTTGAAGGAGCTTTATATCAAGAAATGTCCAAAGCTGAAAAAGGATTTACCCAAACACCTTcctaaattaacaaaacttgaGATTAGTGAATGCGAGCAGCTGGTGtgttgtcttccaatggctcCCTCCATTCGTGAATTGATGTTGAATGAATGTGATGATGTGATGGTTAGGAGTGCGGGCAGTCTCACCTCATTGGCTTCTTTGTATATAATCAATGTTTGCAAAATACCAGATGAATTAGGACAACTGAATTCTCTTGTAGAGTTGTGTGTGTATTGTTGTCCCGAGCTAAAGGAAATTCCACCCATTCTTCACAGCCTTACCTCTCTTAAAAACTTGAACATCAAGACTTGTGAGAGTCTCGCATCTTTTCCGGAGATGGTGCTGCCACCCATGCTTGAAAGGCTTGAAATCAGAGGCTGTCCCACTCTGGAGTCCCTACCAGAGGGAATGATGCAAAATAATACTACTCTCCAACTCTTGGTAATCGGGGGTTGTGGTTCTCTGAGGTCCTTGCCCAGGGACATTGATTCATTGAAGGGACTTTCAATCTACGGGTGTAAGAAATTGGAGTTAGCACTCCACGAGGATATGACGCACAACCACTACGCTTCCCTTACCAATTTCTTGATAAGTAATTGTGATTCTCTCACGTCCTTTCCATT is part of the Vitis riparia cultivar Riparia Gloire de Montpellier isolate 1030 unplaced genomic scaffold, EGFV_Vit.rip_1.0 scaffold826_pilon_pilon, whole genome shotgun sequence genome and harbors:
- the LOC117910729 gene encoding putative disease resistance RPP13-like protein 1 — its product is MVVVEAFLSSLFEVVLDKLVATPLLDYARRIKVDTAVLQEWRNTLLHLQAVLHDAEQRQIREEAVKRWVDDLKALAYDIEDVLDEFDMEAKRCSWVQGPQTSTSKVWKFIPSFHPSGVIFNKKIGQKIKIITRELDEIVKRKSGLHLTQSVGGVSSVTEQRLTTSLIDKAEFYGRDGDKEKIMELLLSDEIASADKVQVIPIVGMGGVGKTTLAQMIYNDKRVGDNFDIRVWVCVSDLFDLVGITKAILESVSRHSSDTSNTLQSLQNSLQEKLKGQRFFLVLDDIWNEEPSRWSTLQAPFRNGAQGSVVMVTTRLEDVASIMRTTSSHHLSKLSDEDCWSLFAGIAFENATPDARQNLEPIGRKIIKKCDGLPLAANTLAGLLRCKQDEKTWKDMLNSEIWDLRTEQSRILPALHLSYHYLPTKVKQCFAYCSIFPKDYEFQKEELILLWMAQGLVGSLKGGETMEDVGEICFQNLLSRSFFQQSGHNKSMFVMHDLIHDLAQFVSGEFCFRLEMGQQKNVSKNARHLSYDREYFEISKKFDPLHDIDKLRTFLPLSKSGYKCYLSDKVLHDVLPKFRCMRVLSLSYYNITYLPDSLGNLKHLRYLNLSNTKIRKLPKSIGMLLNLQSLILSECRWLTELPAEIGKLINLRHLDISKAKIEGMPMGINGLKDLRMLTTFVVGKHGGARLGELRDLAHLQGALSILKLQNVENATEVNLMKKEDLHDLVFAWDRNAIVGDLEIQTKVLEKLQPHNKVKRLSIECFYGIKFPKWLEDPSFMNLVFLQLRDCKNCLSLPPLGQLQSLKDLCIVKMAGVRKVGVELYGNSYCSSTSIKPFGSLEILRFEEMLEWEEWVCREIEFPCLKELYIKKCPKLKKDLPKHLPKLTKLEISECEQLVCCLPMAPSIRELMLNECDDVMVRSAGSLTSLASLYIINVCKIPDELGQLNSLVELCVYCCPELKEIPPILHSLTSLKNLNIKTCESLASFPEMVLPPMLERLEIRGCPTLESLPEGMMQNNTTLQLLVIGGCGSLRSLPRDIDSLKGLSIYGCKKLELALHEDMTHNHYASLTNFLISNCDSLTSFPLASFTKLETLHLHCTNLESLYIPDGLHHVDLTSLQSLEISNCPNLVSFPQGGLPTPNLRRLWIWKCEKLKSLPQGMHTLLTSLQALYINDCPEIDSFPEGGLPTNLSKLKIRNCSKLVANQMEWGLQTLPFLRMLEIAGYEKERFPEERFLPSALTSLEIRGFSNLKSLDNKGFQHLTSLETLQIQNCGNLKSFPKQGLPSSLSRLYIKECPRLKKRCQRDKGKEWPNISHIPCIAFDLDDTKNEEVILS